One window of the Mycobacterium haemophilum DSM 44634 genome contains the following:
- a CDS encoding acyl-CoA dehydrogenase family protein, which yields MGQQVQVTEEQARALAEESRESGWDKPSFAKELFLGRFRLELIHPFPKPSDVEEARTAAFLDQLQEFLVTVDGGVIERDAQIPDEYVKGFAELGCFGMKIPTEYGGLNMSQVAYNRALMMATSVHPSLGALLSAHQSIGVPEPLKLAGTSQQKRKFLPRCAAGAVSAFLLTEPDVGSDPARLASTATPVEDGQAYELEGVKLWTTNGVVAELLVVMARVPRGEGHRGGISAFVVEADSPGITVERRNKFMGLRGIENGVTRLHRVRVPAENLIGREGDGLKIALTTLNAGRLAIPAMVTGPSKWSLKIAREWSGERVQWGKPVGKHETVASKVAFIAATNYALEAVVELSGQMADEGRNDIRIEAALAKLWSSEMVCRIADELIQIRGGRGYETAESLAARGERAVPAEQMLRDLRINRIFEGSSEIMRLLIAREAVDAHLSAAGALAKRNAKLREKAAAAVGASEFYAKWLPQLVFGEGQRPTAYNGFGPLASHLRYVERSARKLARNTFYGMARWQAGLEHRQGFLGRIVDIGAELFAMSAVCVRAEAQRLADPTVGQQAYELAETFCEQATMRAEALFHALWTNTDSSDVRLTNAVLQGRYTWLENGMIDQSEGTGPWIAHWEAVASSEPNLARRFLTVSPP from the coding sequence ATGGGGCAGCAAGTACAGGTCACCGAGGAGCAAGCACGAGCCCTTGCCGAAGAATCCCGCGAAAGTGGTTGGGATAAACCGTCCTTCGCTAAGGAGTTGTTCCTTGGTCGGTTTCGGCTGGAACTCATCCACCCGTTTCCTAAGCCGTCCGATGTCGAAGAGGCGCGTACGGCCGCGTTTCTCGACCAGCTGCAGGAGTTTCTTGTCACCGTCGACGGTGGCGTCATCGAGCGCGATGCCCAGATTCCTGACGAATACGTGAAAGGCTTTGCCGAACTGGGTTGCTTCGGCATGAAAATACCGACGGAGTATGGCGGTCTGAACATGTCGCAAGTCGCCTATAACCGTGCTCTGATGATGGCGACCAGCGTTCATCCCAGTCTCGGTGCACTGTTATCGGCTCACCAGTCGATCGGAGTACCCGAACCACTCAAGCTTGCCGGGACCTCGCAACAGAAGCGGAAGTTCTTGCCGCGGTGTGCCGCCGGCGCCGTCTCGGCGTTTCTGCTCACCGAACCGGACGTGGGTTCCGATCCGGCGCGGTTGGCCTCGACGGCTACCCCGGTCGAGGATGGGCAAGCCTATGAACTCGAAGGTGTGAAGTTGTGGACCACCAATGGTGTGGTCGCCGAATTGCTGGTGGTCATGGCCCGGGTACCCCGCGGCGAAGGGCATCGAGGGGGAATCAGCGCCTTCGTGGTCGAGGCCGATTCGCCGGGGATCACCGTGGAGAGGCGCAACAAGTTCATGGGGCTACGGGGGATCGAAAACGGCGTGACCAGGCTCCATCGTGTTCGAGTCCCCGCCGAAAACTTAATCGGGCGAGAAGGCGACGGCCTGAAGATCGCGCTGACCACGCTCAACGCTGGGCGATTGGCGATACCTGCGATGGTGACCGGGCCGTCGAAATGGTCACTGAAGATCGCACGCGAATGGTCCGGCGAGCGCGTGCAATGGGGCAAGCCAGTTGGCAAACATGAAACGGTGGCCAGCAAGGTCGCATTCATCGCCGCCACCAATTACGCACTGGAAGCTGTGGTGGAGCTGTCTGGTCAGATGGCCGACGAAGGACGCAACGACATCCGGATCGAAGCGGCGTTAGCCAAGTTGTGGTCTAGCGAGATGGTCTGCCGTATCGCCGACGAGCTGATCCAAATCCGGGGTGGACGGGGCTACGAGACCGCGGAGTCTCTAGCGGCGCGCGGCGAGCGTGCGGTGCCAGCCGAGCAGATGCTGCGGGACTTGCGGATCAACCGCATCTTCGAAGGATCGAGCGAGATCATGCGGCTGCTTATCGCCCGGGAGGCGGTCGACGCCCATCTCAGTGCCGCAGGTGCCCTGGCGAAACGTAACGCCAAGTTACGAGAAAAGGCTGCGGCTGCGGTCGGCGCGAGCGAGTTCTACGCAAAATGGTTGCCACAACTGGTCTTTGGTGAAGGTCAACGGCCCACCGCGTATAATGGGTTCGGCCCGCTCGCCTCCCACCTGCGGTATGTCGAGCGCTCCGCGCGTAAGCTGGCCCGCAACACCTTCTACGGGATGGCGCGCTGGCAGGCCGGTCTGGAACACAGGCAGGGATTTCTTGGGCGCATCGTCGATATTGGTGCTGAGCTGTTCGCCATGTCGGCAGTCTGTGTGCGTGCTGAGGCTCAGCGTCTGGCAGATCCGACCGTCGGTCAACAGGCGTATGAGCTGGCTGAAACATTTTGCGAGCAAGCCACTATGCGAGCAGAGGCACTATTCCACGCGTTGTGGACCAACACCGACAGCAGCGATGTTCGATTGACAAACGCCGTGCTGCAGGGCCGCTACACCTGGCTGGAGAACGGGATGATCGATCAGTCGGAGGGCACCGGACCATGGATCGCGCACTGGGAGGCGGTCGCGTCGAGCGAGCCTAATCTGGCTCGACGGTTTCTGACGGTGTCACCCCCATAA
- a CDS encoding alpha/beta hydrolase family protein, giving the protein MGSTGPLCFTATLRSVVVLIVAGFLPWGALTSCTENTRVAPTPMPTYRVGLRQVSFIDDSNPQVGARHLALNIFYPAQAPGPADKPFPMPFFTNLDFYRELPPVLDGHRHPLILFSHGRGSTGLQYAWFAQALASRGYVVAALNHYRANTYDSSIEYLTSKLWQRPKDLTLTANFIVGDSFWGRLVDPERIGVAGHSQGGFTSLWIGGARVNAEKFLSFQQGVKNNLAIPADIRDQLPLDAAPALDVADPRIKAVFAMAPGVLQDFGMDAAGLHQVRVPSYITVGAHDTQTPPKENAEFAAANISGAKLNVLPGDVDHEVFGNECNQRGRDEFPEACIDAPRVNRHAIHTEIAEAAAQFFATAFGS; this is encoded by the coding sequence GTGGGTTCGACTGGGCCGCTTTGCTTCACGGCCACCCTGCGCAGCGTCGTCGTTCTCATCGTGGCGGGCTTCCTGCCCTGGGGTGCGCTGACCTCGTGCACCGAAAACACCCGGGTGGCGCCGACGCCGATGCCGACGTACCGAGTCGGCCTGCGGCAGGTCAGCTTCATCGACGACAGCAACCCCCAAGTGGGTGCGCGCCACCTCGCACTGAACATCTTTTACCCAGCTCAGGCCCCAGGTCCCGCGGACAAGCCGTTCCCAATGCCGTTTTTCACCAACCTGGACTTCTACCGCGAGCTGCCGCCGGTGCTCGACGGTCACCGGCATCCGCTGATCTTGTTCTCGCACGGCCGCGGCAGTACCGGGCTGCAGTACGCGTGGTTTGCTCAGGCACTGGCCAGCCGCGGGTACGTCGTGGCCGCACTCAATCACTACCGCGCCAACACCTACGATTCCAGCATCGAGTACCTAACCAGCAAGCTGTGGCAGCGGCCAAAGGATTTGACTTTGACCGCGAATTTCATTGTTGGTGACTCGTTTTGGGGTCGGCTGGTGGACCCGGAACGGATCGGGGTGGCCGGGCACTCGCAGGGGGGATTCACCTCGCTGTGGATCGGCGGTGCGCGAGTCAACGCCGAGAAGTTCCTGTCTTTCCAGCAGGGCGTCAAAAACAATTTGGCGATCCCGGCCGATATCCGCGACCAGCTACCGCTGGACGCCGCCCCAGCTCTTGACGTCGCCGACCCGCGAATCAAAGCAGTTTTCGCGATGGCCCCCGGCGTTCTCCAAGACTTCGGTATGGACGCGGCTGGCCTGCATCAGGTGAGGGTGCCCAGCTATATCACCGTCGGAGCCCATGACACCCAGACACCGCCCAAGGAGAACGCCGAATTCGCAGCCGCCAACATTTCGGGCGCCAAGCTCAATGTCCTACCCGGCGACGTCGACCACGAGGTTTTCGGCAATGAGTGCAACCAGCGGGGACGCGATGAGTTTCCCGAGGCGTGCATCGACGCTCCGAGGGTGAACCGCCACGCAATCCACACCGAGATTGCCGAGGCCGCAGCGCAGTTCTTCGCGACCGCGTTCGGTAGCTGA
- a CDS encoding cold-shock protein: protein MPTGKVKWYDADKGFGFLSQEDGEDVYVRSSALPAGVEGLKAGQRVEFGVASGRRGPQALSLKLIDPPPSLARQARREAPAEHRHSPDELHGMVEDMITLLESTVQPELRKGRYPDRKTARRVSEVVKAVARELDA, encoded by the coding sequence GTGCCGACCGGCAAGGTGAAGTGGTACGACGCCGACAAGGGGTTCGGCTTCCTCTCGCAGGAGGATGGCGAAGACGTCTACGTTCGTTCGTCGGCGTTGCCCGCGGGTGTCGAGGGGCTCAAAGCCGGGCAACGGGTGGAATTCGGCGTGGCTTCTGGCCGGCGCGGACCGCAGGCATTAAGCCTCAAGCTGATTGATCCGCCACCGAGCCTCGCTCGCCAGGCGCGCCGCGAGGCGCCGGCCGAGCACCGGCACAGCCCGGATGAGCTGCACGGCATGGTCGAAGACATGATCACTTTGCTGGAGAGCACGGTGCAGCCCGAGTTGCGTAAAGGCCGCTACCCGGACCGCAAGACGGCCAGGCGGGTATCCGAGGTGGTCAAGGCGGTGGCCCGCGAACTCGACGCCTAG
- a CDS encoding YccF domain-containing protein codes for MRLILNVIWLVFGGLWLALGYLLAAVISFLLIVTIPFGVAALRIASYALWPFGRTIVDKPGAGAGAFVGNVIWVLLFGMWLAIGHLVSAAAMAVTIIGIPLALANLKLIPVSLVPLGKDIVDVGSSTRFERVPG; via the coding sequence ATGCGTCTGATCTTGAACGTCATCTGGCTGGTTTTCGGTGGCCTTTGGCTGGCTCTTGGCTACCTGCTCGCAGCGGTTATCAGCTTCTTGCTCATCGTCACCATCCCCTTCGGCGTCGCGGCCCTGCGCATCGCGTCATACGCGTTGTGGCCATTCGGCCGGACGATCGTCGACAAGCCCGGCGCCGGCGCGGGCGCTTTCGTCGGCAACGTCATCTGGGTACTGCTGTTTGGGATGTGGCTGGCGATCGGACATCTGGTCAGTGCCGCGGCGATGGCGGTCACGATCATCGGGATTCCGCTGGCCCTGGCCAACCTCAAGCTCATCCCGGTTTCGCTGGTTCCGCTGGGCAAAGACATCGTCGACGTCGGCTCGTCAACTCGATTCGAGCGGGTACCCGGATGA
- the moaA gene encoding GTP 3',8-cyclase MoaA — protein MTLTALGVPTVPGRTQSRVNDHAAARDVPTDGPLVDTFDRVATDLRVSLTDRCNLRCSYCMPAAGLDWLPAQQLLRPDELARLMRIAVTRLGVTSVRFTGGEPLLARHLEEVVAAAASLRPRPEISLTTNGVGLARRAFALADAGLDRVNVSMDSVDQARFAAITRRDRLADVVAGLAAAKEAGLAPVKVNAVLDPTSGRDDVVELLRFCLDHSYQLRVIEQMPLDAGHQWRRETALSADDVLAALRPHFRLRPDPAPRGSAPAELWLVDTGPGTPTGKFGVIASVSHAFCASCDRTRLTADGQIRSCLFSSEETDLRGLLRSNADDETIETAWRAAMWGKPAGHGINEPNFVQPDRPMSAIGG, from the coding sequence ATGACGCTGACCGCGCTGGGAGTGCCGACAGTACCTGGCCGCACGCAAAGCCGGGTGAATGACCACGCCGCCGCTCGGGACGTACCAACCGATGGCCCACTAGTGGACACCTTCGACAGGGTAGCCACCGACCTGCGGGTATCGCTGACCGACCGCTGCAATCTGCGGTGCAGCTATTGCATGCCGGCAGCAGGCCTGGATTGGCTACCTGCCCAGCAACTGCTGCGGCCCGACGAGCTCGCCAGGTTGATGCGCATTGCCGTCACCCGGCTCGGTGTCACCAGCGTGCGGTTCACCGGTGGTGAGCCGCTGTTGGCCCGCCACCTCGAAGAGGTCGTCGCAGCGGCGGCCAGTCTGCGGCCCCGCCCGGAGATCTCGTTGACCACCAACGGTGTAGGACTGGCCAGGAGGGCTTTCGCTCTGGCTGACGCAGGCCTGGACCGGGTCAACGTGTCGATGGACAGCGTGGACCAGGCCCGTTTTGCGGCCATCACCCGCCGGGACCGACTCGCTGACGTGGTGGCCGGCTTAGCCGCCGCCAAGGAAGCAGGTCTAGCGCCGGTCAAGGTGAATGCGGTGCTGGATCCGACGAGCGGCCGCGACGATGTCGTCGAGCTGTTGCGGTTCTGCCTGGACCACAGCTATCAGTTGCGGGTCATCGAGCAGATGCCGCTGGACGCGGGGCACCAGTGGCGGCGGGAGACCGCACTGAGCGCCGACGACGTGCTAGCCGCACTACGGCCCCACTTCCGGCTGCGGCCCGACCCGGCGCCGCGTGGTTCGGCTCCGGCCGAGCTCTGGCTGGTCGACACCGGCCCCGGCACGCCGACCGGAAAGTTTGGCGTCATCGCGTCGGTGTCGCACGCCTTCTGCGCGAGCTGTGACCGCACCCGGCTGACGGCCGACGGCCAAATCCGCAGCTGTCTGTTCTCAAGTGAGGAGACCGACCTACGCGGACTGCTGCGCAGCAACGCGGACGACGAGACGATCGAAACAGCGTGGCGCGCCGCCATGTGGGGCAAGCCTGCTGGCCACGGCATCAACGAGCCCAACTTCGTCCAGCCTGATCGCCCGATGAGCGCGATCGGTGGCTAA
- a CDS encoding MoaD/ThiS family protein, translating to MAKTPGEAVGIRVNVRYFAAARAAAGAESATVTLRPGTTVAELVESLAVQGSHLATVLSRCSYLRDGIAVRDQTIALQPGDTIDVLPPFAGG from the coding sequence GTGGCTAAGACACCCGGCGAAGCCGTCGGAATTCGGGTCAATGTGCGCTACTTCGCCGCCGCGCGGGCGGCCGCAGGTGCCGAGTCGGCGACAGTGACGTTACGGCCGGGCACCACAGTCGCCGAGCTGGTAGAGAGCCTTGCGGTCCAGGGTTCGCACCTCGCCACGGTATTGAGCCGATGCTCCTATCTGCGCGATGGAATCGCCGTTCGCGACCAGACCATAGCGTTGCAACCCGGTGACACGATCGACGTCTTGCCACCGTTTGCCGGCGGATGA
- a CDS encoding molybdenum cofactor biosynthesis protein MoaE: MTLVLRAAITDQPISLAEHEDLVSHHSAGAIVGFVGMIRDHDDGRRVLRLEYSAHPSAAQVLTDVVVEVAEQSNGVRAVAASHRIGVLQIGEAALVAAVAADHRQAAFDICAHLVDTIKARLPVWKHQFFDDGTDQWVGSA, encoded by the coding sequence ATGACGTTGGTGCTGCGGGCCGCCATTACCGATCAGCCGATCTCTCTGGCCGAGCACGAGGATCTGGTGAGTCATCACTCGGCCGGAGCCATCGTCGGTTTCGTTGGAATGATCCGCGACCACGACGATGGACGTCGGGTGTTGCGGCTCGAGTATTCCGCACATCCGTCGGCCGCACAGGTGCTTACCGACGTGGTGGTCGAGGTGGCTGAGCAGTCCAACGGGGTGCGTGCGGTCGCGGCCAGCCATCGGATCGGCGTGCTGCAGATCGGCGAGGCGGCCTTGGTGGCCGCGGTCGCGGCCGACCATCGACAGGCGGCATTCGACATCTGCGCCCATCTGGTCGACACCATCAAGGCGCGGCTACCGGTGTGGAAGCACCAATTCTTCGATGACGGCACCGACCAATGGGTGGGCTCGGCGTAA
- a CDS encoding MogA/MoaB family molybdenum cofactor biosynthesis protein, whose product MGGRSARIIIASTRASAGEYEDRCGPIIAEWLGQHGFSPVQPEVVADGGPVGEALSDAVDARVDVIITSGGTGISPSDNTPDQTAAVLDYMIPGLADAIRRSGLPKVPTSVLSRGVCGVAGRTLIVNLPGSPGGVRDGLAVLADVLDHALDQLAGGDHQR is encoded by the coding sequence ATGGGCGGCCGATCCGCACGAATCATCATCGCTTCCACCCGGGCGTCGGCCGGTGAGTATGAGGACCGATGCGGGCCAATCATCGCGGAATGGCTTGGGCAGCATGGGTTTTCGCCCGTACAACCGGAGGTGGTTGCTGACGGTGGCCCGGTTGGTGAGGCGTTGAGCGACGCGGTCGACGCGCGCGTGGACGTCATCATCACCTCCGGTGGTACCGGCATCTCGCCTAGTGACAACACCCCGGACCAGACTGCGGCGGTGCTGGACTACATGATTCCCGGGCTAGCCGACGCTATCCGCCGCAGCGGGCTGCCCAAGGTACCGACGTCGGTGCTATCGCGCGGGGTGTGCGGGGTGGCCGGTCGGACCTTGATCGTCAATTTGCCGGGTTCGCCCGGCGGGGTGCGTGACGGTCTTGCAGTGCTTGCCGATGTGCTAGACCACGCGCTCGATCAACTCGCCGGCGGAGATCACCAACGATGA
- the moaC gene encoding cyclic pyranopterin monophosphate synthase MoaC — protein sequence MARASEAPRPAAACGSGESRSGPLSHLDERGAAHMVDVTEKVATRRTAVAAGVVHTSAHVVALLSTGGLPKGDALATARVAGILAAKRTSDLIPLCHQLALAGVDVDFTVGESDIEITAIVRSTDRTGVEMEALTAVSVAGLTLYDMIKAVDPAARIDNIRVLRKEGGKSGTWVR from the coding sequence ATGGCTAGGGCTTCTGAGGCGCCCAGGCCTGCTGCGGCATGCGGATCGGGGGAATCCCGCTCGGGCCCGTTGTCGCATCTGGATGAGCGGGGGGCAGCGCACATGGTCGATGTCACCGAGAAGGTCGCTACCAGGCGGACCGCCGTTGCCGCGGGCGTCGTGCACACCTCGGCGCACGTGGTGGCGCTGCTCTCGACCGGCGGCCTGCCCAAAGGCGATGCGTTGGCGACCGCGCGGGTGGCGGGCATTCTGGCGGCTAAACGCACCAGCGACCTGATCCCGCTGTGCCACCAGCTCGCCCTCGCCGGTGTCGACGTGGATTTCACCGTCGGCGAATCGGACATCGAGATCACCGCGATAGTGCGTAGCACCGACCGCACCGGTGTCGAGATGGAGGCGCTGACCGCCGTCAGTGTGGCCGGGCTAACGCTCTACGACATGATCAAAGCGGTTGACCCGGCCGCCCGCATCGACAACATTCGGGTGCTCCGCAAGGAGGGCGGCAAAAGCGGAACTTGGGTACGGTGA
- a CDS encoding helicase-associated domain-containing protein: protein MTDNTPDIPLGSWLADLSDERLIRLLELRPDLAQPPPGSIAALAMRAQARQSVKAATDELDFLQLAVIDALLVLQADSTPVPTAKLQALIGDRAPAADVVGALDDLRQRALAWGETEVRIAADAATALPWHPGQVTLEDASRTGEQIAELIDHLNQAQLDVLQKLLEGSPLGRTRDAAPGAAPERPVPQLLAMGLLRRIDAETVILPRHVGQVLRGEQPGPMQLTQPDPVVSATAPNDADAAAAGAVIEALHELDVLLETLGNAPVSELRSGGLGVREVKRLAKATGIDEPRLGLLLEVAAAAGLIASGMPDPEPATGDGPYWAPTVAADRFTAMSPAERWHLLASTWLDLQCRPALIGSRGPDAKPYGALSDSLYSTAAPLDRRLLLGMLAELPAGAGVEAAEASAALIWRRPRWARRLQPGPVADLLVEGHTMGLVGRGAISTPGRALLDEAVEPAAASADPAAAVAAMTRALPKPIDHFLVQADLTVVVPGPLQRELAKELGTVATVESAGTAMVYRISEQSIRHALDTGKTRDWMHELFTNHSKTPVPQGLTYLIDDVARRHGQLRIGMAASFVRCEDPALLAQAVAAAEELQLRALAPTVAVSPAPIAEVLVALRTAGFAPAAEDSSGSIVDVRPRGARLPTPAHRRPYRPLQRPSTETLNAVIAVLRKVTAAPFGNIRVDPAVTMSLLQRAAREETTLVIGYLDAAGVATQRVVSPIAIRGGQLVAFDSGSGRLRDFAIHRITSVVSAEDR from the coding sequence ATGACCGACAACACCCCGGATATCCCGCTGGGGTCCTGGCTGGCCGACTTGTCCGACGAGCGGCTGATCCGGCTGCTGGAGCTACGGCCCGACCTAGCCCAACCGCCACCCGGAAGTATCGCGGCGCTGGCCATGCGGGCGCAGGCCCGCCAATCAGTCAAGGCTGCCACCGACGAGCTCGACTTCTTACAACTGGCGGTGATCGACGCACTGCTAGTGCTGCAGGCCGATAGCACGCCGGTGCCGACCGCCAAGCTGCAGGCGCTGATCGGCGACCGCGCTCCGGCGGCCGACGTGGTCGGCGCGCTAGATGACCTCCGGCAACGCGCCCTGGCCTGGGGCGAGACCGAAGTCCGGATAGCCGCCGACGCCGCCACCGCGTTGCCGTGGCATCCGGGGCAAGTCACGCTCGAGGACGCCTCGCGCACCGGCGAACAGATCGCCGAGCTAATCGATCACCTCAACCAAGCGCAGCTGGATGTGCTGCAGAAATTACTCGAAGGGTCCCCGCTGGGGCGCACCCGCGACGCCGCGCCTGGCGCCGCACCAGAGCGGCCGGTGCCGCAGCTGCTCGCGATGGGTCTGCTGCGACGCATCGATGCCGAGACGGTGATTCTGCCCCGCCACGTCGGGCAGGTGCTGCGCGGCGAGCAGCCCGGTCCGATGCAGCTGACGCAGCCGGATCCGGTGGTTTCGGCAACCGCACCCAACGACGCCGACGCCGCGGCAGCCGGGGCAGTCATCGAGGCGCTGCACGAACTCGATGTACTGCTCGAGACCCTCGGCAACGCACCGGTTTCCGAGCTACGCAGCGGCGGACTGGGTGTTCGTGAAGTCAAGCGGCTAGCCAAAGCTACCGGCATCGACGAGCCCCGGCTGGGCTTGCTCCTCGAGGTCGCGGCCGCGGCCGGATTGATCGCCAGCGGCATGCCCGATCCAGAGCCAGCCACTGGTGACGGCCCTTATTGGGCGCCGACGGTGGCCGCCGACCGGTTCACCGCGATGTCCCCCGCGGAGCGTTGGCACCTGCTGGCCAGCACCTGGCTTGACTTGCAGTGCCGGCCCGCGTTGATCGGCAGCCGTGGCCCGGACGCCAAACCTTATGGTGCCCTGTCAGATTCGTTGTATTCGACAGCAGCCCCGCTGGATCGCCGGCTGTTGCTCGGCATGCTCGCCGAACTACCAGCTGGAGCCGGTGTCGAAGCAGCCGAAGCGTCGGCGGCGCTGATCTGGCGGCGCCCGCGCTGGGCCAGGCGGCTGCAGCCTGGACCTGTCGCCGATCTGTTGGTCGAGGGCCACACGATGGGCCTGGTGGGTCGCGGCGCGATCAGCACGCCCGGCCGCGCCCTGCTGGACGAGGCCGTCGAACCCGCCGCCGCCTCCGCCGACCCCGCCGCCGCTGTCGCGGCGATGACGCGGGCGCTACCCAAACCAATCGACCACTTTCTCGTGCAGGCCGACCTGACGGTCGTGGTACCTGGGCCGCTGCAACGCGAACTTGCCAAGGAATTGGGCACGGTCGCCACCGTCGAATCAGCCGGCACGGCGATGGTGTACCGCATCAGCGAGCAGTCGATCCGGCATGCGCTCGACACTGGAAAAACTCGCGACTGGATGCATGAACTCTTTACGAATCACTCCAAAACCCCAGTGCCACAGGGACTCACATATCTCATCGATGATGTTGCGCGCCGACATGGCCAGCTCCGGATCGGCATGGCCGCATCGTTCGTCCGGTGCGAGGACCCGGCGCTGCTGGCCCAGGCGGTGGCGGCCGCAGAAGAGCTGCAGCTGCGGGCCCTGGCTCCGACGGTGGCGGTGTCGCCCGCCCCCATCGCCGAAGTCCTCGTCGCGTTGCGGACCGCAGGGTTCGCCCCAGCCGCCGAGGACTCCTCCGGCTCCATCGTCGACGTCCGGCCTCGCGGAGCGAGGTTGCCCACACCAGCGCATCGGCGGCCCTACCGCCCACTGCAGCGGCCAAGCACTGAGACCCTCAACGCGGTCATCGCGGTGCTACGTAAAGTGACCGCCGCACCGTTTGGCAATATCCGCGTCGACCCGGCCGTGACCATGTCGCTGTTGCAACGCGCCGCGAGAGAAGAGACCACGCTGGTGATCGGCTATCTCGACGCTGCCGGCGTGGCCACCCAGCGGGTGGTATCGCCAATCGCCATACGGGGTGGTCAGCTGGTGGCCTTCGATTCGGGGTCCGGGCGGCTACGTGACTTTGCCATCCACCGCATCACGTCAGTGGTGTCGGCCGAGGACAGATAA
- a CDS encoding DNA repair helicase XPB, translating to MTDGPLIVQSDKTVLLEVDHELADAARAAIAPFAELERAPEHVHTYRITPLALWNARAAGHDAEQVVDALVSHSRYAVPQPLLVDIVDTMARYGRLQLVKNPAHGLTLVSLDRAVLEEVLRNKKIAPMLGTRIDDDTVIVHPSERGRVKQMLLKIGWPAEDLAGYVDGEAHPISLLQDGWQLRDYQRLAADSFWSGGSGVVVLPCGAGKTLVGAAAMAKAGATTLILVTNIVAARQWKRELVARTSLTEDEIGEYSGERKEIRPVTISTYQMITRRTKGEYRHLELFDSRDWGLIIYDEVHLLPAPVFRMTADLQSKRRLGLTATLIREDGCEGDVFSLIGPKRYDAPWKDIEAQGWIAPAECVEVRVTMTDNERMTYATAEPEERYRVCSTAHSKIAVVKSVLSRHPGEQTLVIGAYLDQLDELGAELNAPVIQGSTKTKEREALFDAFRRGEVSTLVVSKVANFSIDLPEAAVAVQVSGTFGSRQEEAQRLGRLLRPKADGGGAIFYSVVARDSLDAEYAAHRQRFLAEQGYGYIIRDADDLLGPAI from the coding sequence ATGACCGATGGGCCGTTGATAGTGCAGTCCGATAAGACGGTGCTGCTCGAGGTGGACCATGAGCTGGCCGATGCGGCACGTGCCGCCATCGCGCCGTTCGCCGAGCTGGAACGCGCACCCGAACACGTGCACACCTACCGCATCACACCGCTGGCGTTGTGGAATGCCCGCGCCGCCGGCCATGACGCCGAACAAGTCGTCGACGCGTTGGTCAGTCACTCCCGCTACGCGGTACCGCAGCCGCTGCTGGTCGACATCGTCGACACCATGGCCCGCTATGGGCGGCTGCAGTTGGTCAAGAATCCTGCCCACGGCCTGACGCTGGTCAGCCTGGATCGCGCGGTGCTCGAGGAGGTGTTGCGTAACAAAAAGATCGCACCGATGCTGGGCACCCGGATTGACGACGACACCGTCATCGTCCATCCTAGCGAGCGCGGCCGGGTCAAACAGATGCTGCTCAAGATTGGTTGGCCCGCAGAGGATCTCGCTGGTTACGTCGACGGTGAAGCGCACCCAATCAGCCTGCTGCAAGACGGTTGGCAGCTGCGCGACTACCAGCGGCTGGCTGCCGACTCATTCTGGTCTGGCGGCTCCGGGGTGGTGGTGCTGCCGTGTGGCGCCGGCAAAACGCTGGTGGGGGCGGCCGCGATGGCGAAAGCCGGAGCGACGACGCTGATCCTTGTCACCAACATCGTCGCCGCCCGACAGTGGAAACGCGAGCTAGTCGCGCGCACCTCGCTGACCGAGGACGAGATCGGCGAATACTCCGGGGAGCGCAAGGAAATCCGGCCGGTGACCATCTCGACCTACCAAATGATCACCCGCCGCACCAAGGGCGAGTACCGGCATCTGGAACTCTTCGACAGCCGCGACTGGGGGCTGATCATCTACGACGAGGTGCACCTGTTGCCGGCGCCGGTGTTCCGGATGACCGCCGACCTGCAGTCCAAGCGGCGGCTGGGCCTGACCGCCACGTTGATCCGCGAAGACGGCTGTGAAGGCGACGTGTTTTCCCTGATCGGCCCGAAACGCTATGACGCGCCGTGGAAGGACATCGAGGCGCAGGGCTGGATCGCGCCAGCGGAGTGCGTCGAAGTTCGGGTCACCATGACAGACAACGAGAGGATGACCTACGCTACCGCCGAACCCGAAGAACGCTACCGTGTTTGCTCGACGGCGCATTCGAAGATTGCGGTGGTCAAATCGGTGCTGAGTCGACACCCCGGCGAGCAAACCCTGGTGATCGGTGCCTACTTGGATCAGCTCGACGAGCTTGGCGCGGAACTCAATGCTCCGGTCATTCAAGGATCGACGAAAACCAAAGAACGCGAAGCGCTGTTCGACGCCTTCCGCCGCGGTGAAGTCTCCACGCTGGTGGTGTCCAAGGTCGCCAACTTCTCCATTGACTTGCCGGAAGCAGCTGTGGCGGTGCAGGTTTCGGGAACATTTGGCTCACGTCAAGAGGAGGCGCAGCGACTGGGCCGGTTGCTGCGACCCAAGGCCGACGGCGGTGGAGCCATCTTCTACTCCGTGGTTGCCCGCGACAGCCTGGACGCCGAGTACGCCGCACACCGGCAGCGATTCTTAGCCGAGCAAGGCTACGGCTACATCATCCGCGACGCCGACGACCTGCTGGGCCCGGCGATCTAG